From Pan paniscus chromosome 9, NHGRI_mPanPan1-v2.0_pri, whole genome shotgun sequence, the proteins below share one genomic window:
- the C9H11orf24 gene encoding uncharacterized protein C11orf24 homolog isoform X1: MWTALVLIWIFSLSLSESHAASNDPRNFVPNKMWKGLVKRNASVETVDNKTSEDVTMAAASPVTLTKGTSAAHLNSMEVTTEDTSRTDVSEPPTSGGAADGVTSIAPKTVASSTTAASSMTVASSAPMTAASSTTVASIAPTTAASSTPMTLEPPAPTSTSTGRTPSTTATGHPSLSTALAQVPKSSALPRTATLATLATRAQTVATTANTSSPMSTRPSPSKHMPSDTAASPVPPTRPQAQGPISQVSVDQPVVNTTNKSTPTPSNTTPEPAPTPTVVTTTKAQAREPTARPVPVPHTSPIPEMEAMSPTTQPSPTPYTQRAAGPGTSQAPEQVETEATPGTDSTGPTPRSSGGTKMPATDSCQPSTQGQYMVVTTEPLTQAVVDKTLLLVVLLLGVTLFITVLVLFALQAYESYKKKDYTQVDYLINGMYADSEM; encoded by the exons ATGTGGACAGCTCTTGTGCTCATTTGGATTTTCTCCTTGTCCTTATCTGAAAGCCATGCGGCATCCAACGATCCAC GCAACTTTGTCCCTAACAAAATGTGGAAGGGATTAGTCAAGAGGAATGCATCTGTGGAAACAGTTGATAATAAAACGTCTGAGGATGTAACCATGGCAGCAGCTTCTCCTGTCACATTGACCAAAGGGACTTCGGCAGCCCACCTCAACTCTATGGAAGTCACAACAGAGGACACAAGCAGGACAGATGTGAGTGAACCACCAACTTCAGGAGGTGCAGCTGATGGTGTGACCTCCATTGCTCCCAAGACTGTGGCCTCCAGTACGACTGCGGCCTCCAGTATGACTGTGGCCTCCAGTGCTCCCATGACTGCAGCCTCCAGTACAACTGTGGCCTCCATTGCTCCCACGACTGCAGCCTCCAGCACTCCCATGACACTTGAACCTCCCGCGCCCACGTCCACTTCCACAGGGCGGACCCCGTCCACTACCGCCACTGGGCATCCATCTCTCAGCACAGCCCTCGCACAAGTGCCAAAGAGCAGCGCGTTGCCAAGAACAGCAACCCTGGCCACATTGGCCACACGTGCTCAGACTGTAGCGACCACAGCAAACACAAGCAGCCCCATGAGCACTCGTCCAAGTCCCTCCAAGCACATGCCCAGTGACACCGCGGCAAGCCCTGTACCCCCTACGCGTCCCCAAGCACAAGGTCCCATTAGCCAGGTGTCAGTGGACCAGCCTGTGGTTAACACAACAAATAAATCCACACCCACGCCCTCAAACACAACCCCAgagcccgcccccacccccacagtgGTGACCACCACCAAGGCACAAGCCAGGGAGCCAACTGCCCGCCCAGTGCCAGTACCTCACACCAGCCCAATCCCTGAGATGGAGGCCATGTCCCCCACGACACAGCCAAGCCCCACGCCATATACCCAGAGGGCCGCTGGGCCAGGCACATCCCAGGCACCAGAGCAGGTAGAGACTGAAGCCACACCAGGTACTGATTCCACTGGGCCAACACCCAGGAGCTCAGGGGGCACTAAGATGCCAGCCACGGACTCGTGCCAGCCCAGCACCCAAGGCCAGTACATGGTGGTCACCACCGAGCCCCTCACCCAGGCCGTGGTAGACAAAACTCTCCTTCTGGTGGTGCTGTTACTCGGGGTGACCCTTTTCATCACAGTCTTGGTTTTGTTTGCCCTGCAGGCCTATGAGAGCTACAAGAAGAAGGACTACACCCAGGTGGACTACTTAATCAACGGGATGTATGCGGATTCAGAAATGTGA
- the C9H11orf24 gene encoding uncharacterized protein C11orf24 homolog isoform X2 — MWTALVLIWIFSLSLSESHAASNDPRNFVPNKMWKGLVKRNASVETVDNKTSEDVTMAAASPVTLTKGTSAAHLNSMEVTTEDTSRTDAYESYKKKDYTQVDYLINGMYADSEM; from the exons ATGTGGACAGCTCTTGTGCTCATTTGGATTTTCTCCTTGTCCTTATCTGAAAGCCATGCGGCATCCAACGATCCAC GCAACTTTGTCCCTAACAAAATGTGGAAGGGATTAGTCAAGAGGAATGCATCTGTGGAAACAGTTGATAATAAAACGTCTGAGGATGTAACCATGGCAGCAGCTTCTCCTGTCACATTGACCAAAGGGACTTCGGCAGCCCACCTCAACTCTATGGAAGTCACAACAGAGGACACAAGCAGGACAGAT GCCTATGAGAGCTACAAGAAGAAGGACTACACCCAGGTGGACTACTTAATCAACGGGATGTATGCGGATTCAGAAATGTGA